The Limnochorda sp. LNt genome includes a region encoding these proteins:
- a CDS encoding ribonuclease H-like YkuK family protein codes for MQFISPTKGPLDFDAMFEEIIAYVREKPEATYRVIVGTDSQLREQTSFVTAIIVHRVGKGARYFYSREREVFGRSLRQRIFHEAARSLEVAGMLASRLAANGHADFDVEIHLDIGRHGETRDLIREVVGMVTGSGFDARIKPDAFGASKVADKYTK; via the coding sequence ATGCAGTTCATCAGCCCGACCAAGGGGCCGCTCGACTTCGACGCGATGTTCGAGGAGATCATCGCCTACGTGAGGGAGAAGCCGGAGGCCACCTACCGGGTCATCGTGGGCACCGACTCGCAGCTGCGAGAGCAGACGAGCTTCGTCACGGCGATCATCGTCCACCGGGTCGGCAAGGGTGCCCGGTATTTCTACTCGCGTGAGCGGGAGGTCTTCGGCCGCAGCCTCCGGCAGCGCATCTTCCACGAGGCGGCGCGCAGCCTCGAGGTGGCGGGCATGCTGGCCTCTCGCCTGGCCGCCAACGGGCACGCGGACTTCGACGTCGAGATCCATCTCGACATCGGTCGCCACGGCGAGACGCGCGACCTGATCCGCGAGGTCGTCGGCATGGTGACGGGCAGCGGCTTCGACGCCCGCATCAAGCCCGACGCCTTCGGCGCCTCCAAGGTGGCCGACAAGTACACCAAGTAG